A window of Companilactobacillus allii genomic DNA:
TTTCGCAGTTCTATTATCAGCAATCGGTGTATTAGGCAAAATCTAGGAGGTTTTTAAATTATGGCACTAATCTTAATAAGTCATGGAAATATGGCTATTGAAACAAAGAAATCAGCAGAATTAATCATCGGAGAATTACCTAACACGGCTGCATTTGGTCTTCAAAAGTCTGATGGTCCAGATACATTAAAAACAAAAGTCGAATCAGAAATTAAAAAATATTATGGTAAAGAACCCGTCTATGTGATTGTTGATCTATTAGGCGGAACACCGGGCAACGTAGTAGTCAACTTGACTCAAGAATTCCCAGAAATGCAAGTCGTTTCAGGATTGAATCTTCCTATGGTAATTAATTATGCTAATCAAATGTTTGTTTCAAATAAGCTAGATATCAAGGCTTTGATGAAGGAGGCCAAAGAAGGCATCGTTGATGTTAACGACTTTTTGAGCCAAGATTCAGATGATGACGATGAAGAAGAATAAGTATCGTTATACGTTAAGATTAGCCATAGATAAGAGCATCTATAACTATGAAAAAAAACAAGATCTGATTGATTTTGTTAAAAAGTCCAAAGTTAGCGATGTAGCATTTTTTATAAACCAAGAAGAATTGTCAGATTCACATATTACTCTCAAAAAAGCTCAAGAATTAATTACAGAGATCGATACTATATCACAACCACTCAAAGAAATGAACGTCACGATCAGCTTGAATCCATGGACAACAATGAATCATTCTGACCGTGGATTGGGTATCAGATCTGAATTAGACATTAAGCCAATGGTCAGTTATCAAGGTGTGTTAAGTACTTCGATGGCTTGTCCAGGATATGTTGGCTGGATGGAATATATCAGTGATGTTTATGCCATTTATGCCAGTATCAAACCACATGAATTGTGGCTTGAAGATGATTTCAGACACTACAAAAACGCTCCATTTGAACTAGGTTGTTTCTGTGAAGATCACATGAAAAAGTACAATGCTATTGCACATAGTGATCTGACCCGTGAAGAATTCATCAAAAAAATGTTCACAGGTGAAAAGAACAAGTATCGTGATGCTTATCTACAAGTTGCAAGAGACGAGATTCTAAAAGCCGCAAGTATGATAGAAGAAAAGGTACATAAAGTCTCACCAAATACCTCAATGGGATTGATGAGCTCTTGGCCAGAGATACATGCTCTAGAGAATCGAGATTGGCATAAGTTACTTGAAGTATTGAGTGGACCAAATACCCCCGCCGTTTCAAGACCGCATTTACCGGCCTATAACGAAGTAAGTACACTTCAATATGCAAGAGACTTTGAGAAATACACAGTTGCCACAAGAACTCTGATTGGAAACAAACACAAGATCTATCCAGAATTAGAGAACTATATGTATTCTCAATATGCCAAATCAAATCGCTTTACCCAGTTTCAATTGGAAACAAGCAGTAGTGTTAGAGCAGATGGATTGTTAATGAATCTATTCAGCATGATGGGTGTTGGGATAGATAAGACTTATAAGTATGATGAGTTATTGGCTCAAAGTAAGGAATTCGCAGATTTCATGTATCAAAATGGTATTTCAATTGAGGACCGTGATGGAATCATTATCCCTATGACGCAAAAAGTCGCCAAGTACAAGATCGGTGATGGAACGCTTCATGGATTGATGGCTTCTCAGACTCAATGGTTGGAGTTGTTAGCAATCTTTGGCTTTGCAACTAGACCACTTGATTATACTGATCAGAAATTTGTTAATGAAACTATTGCTTTGACAGGTAATTTCTTGAATACCTTATCCAATGCACAAATCACTGAAATGATTCAAGATAACTTCGTATTACTTGATGGGGATGCCTTGATCATCTTGGACAACAGGAATCTGTTGAACTTGATCAATGCAGACTCAATTGAAGTTATTCAACCAAGAACCGGCAAACAAGTTTATGAGCAGTTCGATGGATTGACACTTTCAGGTGTTAAAGATTCGAGAATCACCCTTCAAACACACGTTGGCGCATATGTGAAAGTACATTATCTATCAGATATGCCAAAAGAATCTAACGCTTATAATCGCTATAATGAACTCGTTGGTCCAGCTACTGTTGCAAATGATAAGTTCTACATCATGCCAGTAGGTGAACATGAAAAGTATGGCTGGGAAGGCGAGTATATCGACTTTCGTGAGAAAGACTTGAAGAAGTGTCTGAATGTTTCGTATCTAGTTGATATGTATAATTGCAAGGCTATCTTCAGTGGTAGAAAGATAATTGTCAGCAATTGGTCAATGGATACAACAGACGGTATTAACTTCAAGTTGGACAAGCCAGTAAGTAAGATATCGATCACATATCGTGATGGTTCCAAGGTTAAAAACCAGATCATTGATGTGTCGAGTCATAACAATATCTATCACGCTGATTTCAAAGTTCCAGGATTAGCTGTGGTTTATGTAGAATGTTTGGAATAAATTAATTAGAGAAGGGAACCGATACCATTGTTTAGTAAAACTGATAAAGAACTAGAAGAAATGGGTGCAAAAATAACGACCCGTGAAATTCAACAACAACCTGATTTGTGGAAAGAGGCTTATGAAAATTTCATAAGTAATCAAGATAAAGTCCAAAACTTTTTAGACGAAATAATTTCTAACTTCCCTGATAAAAAAATTCGTGTAATCTTCACAGGTGCAGGTACATCAGCTTATGTGGGAGATACTTTAAGACCATATCTAAATAAAGTCGGTGATACAACACACTTCAATTTTGAAAGTATTCCAACAACTGATATTGTATCTGACCCACTAGATAATCTTAGAAGTGATGATCCTACTATCTTAGTTTCATTTGCTAGAAGTGGTAATTCTCCAGAGAGTGTTGCAACTGTTGAAATGGCTGAGAAAATAGTTAAGGATCTTTACCAGATCACTATTACTTGTGCACCAGAGGGAAAACTTGCTAAAAAGGCTGAAAATGAAGCGGGCAATCTATTATTACTTCAACCAGCCAAGTCAAATGACAAGGGATTCGCTATGACTGGTAGCTTCTCATGTATGACTCTAACAGCTGCATTGATCTTTGATACTAGTAAAGCTGATAAGTCAGAATGGATCGACGCTATCATCAAGATGGGCCAAGAAGTAATCAGTCGTGAAGAAGAGATCCAAGCTATTGCTGATCTTGACTATAACCGTATTGCATATCTTGGAAGTGGCGCATTGTCAGGCCTTACTCGGGAGGCTCAACTAAAGGTCCTTGAACTAACAGCTGGACAATTGACAACTATCTTTGATTCTTCTATGGGATTCCGTCATGGACCTAAGTCATATGTGAACGACAAGACGATCGTCTTTGACTTTATGAGTAATGACCAATATACACGTCACTATGATGTTGATATTTTGGAAGAAGTTAAAGGAGATGCAATCTGTAAAAAGGTTGTTGGTGTTGGAACTAGTGCGAGTGAGAACTTCTCAGGTGATAATTTCTTGATGAAATCTGGAATCGTTGATCTTCCAGAGTTATATCAAGCATTGCCAGATGTCTTGTTTGCTCAAACATTTGCACTACTTAGCTCTATCAAAGTAGGCAACACACCAGATACACCTTCAGCAAGTGGTACTGTTAACCGTGTCGTTAAGGGTGTAACTATTCATGATTATGAATAACACTACATTGCATCTTCTCTCAATTTGAGGGAAGATGTTTTTGTGAATAAAAGTTGTTTTGTGTGGTATAGACCACGATTTATTGTTATAATGTACTTATAATTTTGGAGGATTGAAAATGACATATTACATTCATGCAAAGAAGTTCTTTTTACAAAATACTACTGAAAATGGTGGTTATCTAGAAGTTACTGATGAAGGTAAGTTCGGAGATTACTTTACAGAAGAAGATGACAAACCAACTGGTAAGATCGTTGATTATTCAGACAAGTTTATCGCTCCTGGATTAGTTGATACTCATATCCATGGTCTTGTTGGTGATGATGTTATGAACAACAGCTGGAAAGAATTCAACGAGATGTCAGAGGGTCTATTAAAGGCTGGTGTTACTTCATGGCTTCCAACAACACTTACAGCATCTCACGAACAATTAGATGAGATCTGTAAGACAATTGGTGATAATCAAGGTAAGAGTACTGGTGCTAAGATCCAAGGTATTCACTTTGAAGGTCCTTTCTATACTGAAAAACACAAAGGTGCCCAAAATCCTAAGTACTTCAGAGATCCTAGTATCTCAGAGTTCACAGAATGGCAAAAGTCAGCTAAGGGTATGATCAAGAAGATCTCTATTGCCCCAGAACGTAGTGGTTCAGTTGAATTTACAAAGGCTGTTTCACAAACTGGCGTTACTGTTGCCTTAGGTCATAGTGATGCTACTTTTGAGCAAGCTAAGGCCTGTGTTGAAGCCGGTGCTACAAGTTTCACACATACATATAATGGTATGAGTGGTTTGAACCACCGTGCACCTGGTATGGTTGGAGCTGCTATGTCAATGAACTATGTTGATGATGAGTTGATCTGTGATGGTCATCACGTTAATCCATATGCTGCAAGAACTCTAGTTGACAAGAAGACCCCAGAACACGTTGCACTTATTACTGACTGTATGAGTGCTGGTTTGATGCCAGATGGTGACTATGTATTGGGTGAATTCCCTGTAACTGTTGGTGATGGTCAAGTTAGATTACAACAAGAACCACATAGTTTGGCTGGTAGTATTCTTTTACTTAAGGATGCTATTAAGAACGTTGTTGATTGGAATATTGCTACTGACGAAGAGTCTGTAACAATGGGTAGTCATGTACCTGCTAAGAGTTGTCACATTGATGATAAATGTGGTGCTATTTTACCAGGACGTGATGCTGACTTCATCGTCTTAAATGATGATATGAGTCTAGAAGAAACATACCTTGATGGAGAATCACGTTACCAAGCTTAATTTGAAATTAAAAACCTTCAATTTAATTATTGGAGGTTTTTTTTGCAACACTACTAATAAGATGAAAGTAGCCTTATAATTTCCTTGGAGGATTTGTAAATGTCAAAGAAAATACTTGCTCATAGAGGGATACCTACCATAGCACCTGAGAATACTATGGCTGGGTTTAATGCAGTCATTGATTATGGAATTGATTGGATCGAGACTGATCTGAGCATTACAAAAGATGAATCAGTCTTCGTGATACATGATGATAAGTTGGATAGAACGACTAATGAGAATGGATCAATTGAGACACTTGATGCATCACTAGTCAAAAAGGCAGATGCTGGATCTTGGTTCGCAGAGAAATTCCGTGGTGAAAGGATTCCGACACTGGACCAATTGATCGACTTTTTGAATATCCATAAGTTGAACGCTAATGTTGAATTGAAAGGTGTCGTGGGGGATGACGCCAATCATTTGGCTGATAGTTTGGTTTCTCAGTTTGCCAGTGCTGTTGATCGATTGGATCCAGATGTGCAATTGATCATTTCTAGTTTCAATCCGATAATGTTACAAAAGATGCACGAGTTACGTCCAAGTCTTGATTATGCTATGCTCTTTGATTGCTATGGCATGGGTGAAGATTGGAATCTTTACATGCAAGCTAGTCACGCTAAGTACATCCACCCAGATAGTCGTGGATTGACTGAAGCAAAGGTCAAGAAGATGAAGGAATATGGCTATCAAGTTAACGTCTGGACTGTTGATGATGTTAATAGAGCACAAGAATTATTCTCTTGGGGTGTAGATGGTATATTCACCAATATTGCTGACCGCATGAAATTTCTTGTAAAAAACTAAGCCTTACAAATAGCAAGTAGCACTCCTTAATAATGGGAGTGCTACTTTTTGGTTATGGACAAATTTAAAAGAATAATTATGTGAATTAAATAAAATTAGAGAATGGAGAATATAATTTTTATGAGGAGAATATTATTTCTTCTAGTGATTATGCTCATATTCGTGATCACTGGAGGAATCTCAATTAAGAATGTAACTGCAGATTCCGAAGATGTTAAGCCACTAAATAAGCCTAGTGACCCTCCTCATAGTTTCTTGGGAGTGTGGACCTCGAGTGGGTATACTCTACAACCTGATGCACAGAATTATACGACGCCTGGTCATAAAGTGGTGTTGAATACCAAGGCAGTTAAGTCGGGATGGGGATTCATGGATGCTAATTATCGTTGGTACAAGTCTACTG
This region includes:
- a CDS encoding PTS sugar transporter subunit IIA, yielding MALILISHGNMAIETKKSAELIIGELPNTAAFGLQKSDGPDTLKTKVESEIKKYYGKEPVYVIVDLLGGTPGNVVVNLTQEFPEMQVVSGLNLPMVINYANQMFVSNKLDIKALMKEAKEGIVDVNDFLSQDSDDDDEEE
- a CDS encoding SIS domain-containing protein — translated: MFSKTDKELEEMGAKITTREIQQQPDLWKEAYENFISNQDKVQNFLDEIISNFPDKKIRVIFTGAGTSAYVGDTLRPYLNKVGDTTHFNFESIPTTDIVSDPLDNLRSDDPTILVSFARSGNSPESVATVEMAEKIVKDLYQITITCAPEGKLAKKAENEAGNLLLLQPAKSNDKGFAMTGSFSCMTLTAALIFDTSKADKSEWIDAIIKMGQEVISREEEIQAIADLDYNRIAYLGSGALSGLTREAQLKVLELTAGQLTTIFDSSMGFRHGPKSYVNDKTIVFDFMSNDQYTRHYDVDILEEVKGDAICKKVVGVGTSASENFSGDNFLMKSGIVDLPELYQALPDVLFAQTFALLSSIKVGNTPDTPSASGTVNRVVKGVTIHDYE
- the nagA gene encoding N-acetylglucosamine-6-phosphate deacetylase, which codes for MTYYIHAKKFFLQNTTENGGYLEVTDEGKFGDYFTEEDDKPTGKIVDYSDKFIAPGLVDTHIHGLVGDDVMNNSWKEFNEMSEGLLKAGVTSWLPTTLTASHEQLDEICKTIGDNQGKSTGAKIQGIHFEGPFYTEKHKGAQNPKYFRDPSISEFTEWQKSAKGMIKKISIAPERSGSVEFTKAVSQTGVTVALGHSDATFEQAKACVEAGATSFTHTYNGMSGLNHRAPGMVGAAMSMNYVDDELICDGHHVNPYAARTLVDKKTPEHVALITDCMSAGLMPDGDYVLGEFPVTVGDGQVRLQQEPHSLAGSILLLKDAIKNVVDWNIATDEESVTMGSHVPAKSCHIDDKCGAILPGRDADFIVLNDDMSLEETYLDGESRYQA
- a CDS encoding glycerophosphodiester phosphodiesterase family protein, which encodes MSKKILAHRGIPTIAPENTMAGFNAVIDYGIDWIETDLSITKDESVFVIHDDKLDRTTNENGSIETLDASLVKKADAGSWFAEKFRGERIPTLDQLIDFLNIHKLNANVELKGVVGDDANHLADSLVSQFASAVDRLDPDVQLIISSFNPIMLQKMHELRPSLDYAMLFDCYGMGEDWNLYMQASHAKYIHPDSRGLTEAKVKKMKEYGYQVNVWTVDDVNRAQELFSWGVDGIFTNIADRMKFLVKN